The following proteins are encoded in a genomic region of Parus major isolate Abel chromosome 20, Parus_major1.1, whole genome shotgun sequence:
- the SOX18 gene encoding transcription factor SOX-18 yields the protein MNISESNYCREEISQPRGDCSWVTAAVPAAEPGLAFPRPPGAASPSSRTPSPEPGFAFGPGPGGAAPGAAPSRTPSPEPGYGYSPPAGRPEGKAAEDSRIRRPMNAFMVWAKDERKRLAQQNPDLHNAVLSKMLGQSWKALSASDKRPFVEEAERLRIQHLQDHPNYKYRPRRKKQAKKIKRMEPNILLHNLSQPCSDNFSMSHHGGSQPGHPQPPPLNHFRELHSMGSDIENYGLPTPEMSPLDVLEQTEPAFFPPHMQDDCNMMPFRGYHHHHQMEFPQEKCMGRDVAVPYTQTPSHLADAMRTPHPSSLYYNQMCSGTQNGLSAHLGQLSPPPEAHHMESVDHLNQTELWTDVDRNEFDQYLNMSRTRPEASGLPYHVSLSKVTPRSISCEESSLISALSDASSAVYYSPCITG from the exons ATGAATATATCTGAGTCTAACTACTGCCGAGAGGAGATATCGCAACCCCGGGGCGACTGTTCATGGGTCACCGCCGCCGTGCCGGCCGCTGAGCCCGGGCTCGCCTTCCCGCGCCCCCCGGGAGCCGCCTCCCCCTCCAGCCGCACGCCCAGCCCCGAGCCCGGCTTCGCCttcggccccggccccggcggcGCGGCCCCCGGAGCGGCCCCCAGCCGCACGCCCAGCCCCGAGCCGGGCTATGGATACAGCCCCCCGGCCGGCCGCCCCGAGGGCAAGGCCGCCGAGGACTCCCGCATCCGCCGGCCCATGAACGCCTTCATGGTCTGGGCGAAGGATGAGCGCAAGCGGCTGGCGCAGCAGAACCCCGACCTGCACAACGCCGTGCTCAGCAAGATGCTGG gCCAATCGTGGAAAGCGCTGAGCGCCAGCGACAAGCGTCCCTTCGTGGAAGAGGCAGAGCGACTGCGAATCCAGCATCTCCAGGATCACCCCAACTACAAATACCGCCCAAGGAGAAAGAAGCAAGCCAAGAAAATCAAGAGGATGGAACCCAATATCCTCCTGCATAACCTTTCCCAGCCTTGCAGTGACAACTTCAGCATGAGTCACCATGGCGGCAGCCAGCCGGGCCACCCCCAGCCTCCCCCACTTAACCACTTCAGAGAACTCCACTCCATGGGGTCGGATATTGAAAACTATGGCTTGCCAACTCCTGAGATGTCTCCCTTGGATGTCTTGGAACAGACCGAGCCGGCGTTTTTCCCTCCGCACATGCAGGATGACTGCAACATGATGCCCTTTCGCGGCTACCACCACCATCACCAGATGGAGTTTCCCCAGGAGAAGTGCATGGGGCGGGACGTGGCCGTGCCCTACACGCAGACCCCCTCACACTTGGCCGACGCCATGAGGActccccatccctccagccTTTACTACAACCAGATGTGCTCGGGAACTCAGAACGGGCTTTCAGCCCACCTGGGCCAGCTGTCGCCCCCGCCTGAAGCCCACCACATGGAGAGCGTGGATCACTTGAACCAAACCGAGCTCTGGACAGATGTTGACCGCAACGAGTTTGACCAGTATTTGAACATGAGCAGGACTCGTCCCGAAGCCTCGGGCCTCCCTTACCATGTCTCCCTGTCCAAAGTGACTCCTAGAAGCATCTCCTGCGAGGAGAGCAGTTTGATATCCGCCCTGTCCGATGCCAGCAGTGCTGTTTACTATAGCCCCTGCATCACCGGTTAG